In Terriglobus aquaticus, the genomic window GGACTGGGGCCGGTTCCACAGAATAGAACTGTCCCACCGCCGGTGCCGAAAGCCCGTTCCGCTGCACCGCTGAAAACGCAGGCAGCAGCGCACCACCTGCTGTTCGGGTTTGCGCTGAACGTGCGGCAACTGCGCGAGTCGGAATCGTATCGTCGTCTCGTCCTGGAGCAAAGCAGCATCGCTGTGGCCGAGAACGCGATGAAGTGGAGTGCGCTGCGGCCCGCGCCCGATCAGTACTTCTTCGACGATGCCGATTTTCTGGTGCAGTTTGGCGAGCAGAACCGCATCAAGCTGCGCGGGCACAACCTGTGCTGGCATGAGCAATTGCCGAAGTGGTTCGATGCGACGGCGAACGGGGCCAACGCGCGCACGCTCCTGACGGAGCACATCCGCACCGTGGCGGGGCGCTATGCCGGACGGATTCATAGCTGGGACGTGGTGAATGAGGCGGTGGAGCCTCGCGACGGCCGGCCGGATGGTCTGCGCAACTCGCCGTGGTTGCGGCTGATTGGCGAGACCTACCTGGAGCTGGCGTTCCGGACCGCGCGGCAGGCCGATCCGACTGCGCTGCTCACGTACAACGATTACGACATTGAAGACGAGTCCCCGTACCAGGCGGAGAAGCGCGCAGCGGTGCTGCGGATGTTGCGTCGCCTGAAGCAGCGAAATGTGCCCATCGACGCTGTCGGCATTCAGTCTCATATCAGCGCGGGAACGGGTCACCGGTACGGAGCTTCGCTGCAGCAGTTCATTCTGAGCTGCCGCGAGATGGATCTGGAAGTGTTCGTCACGGAGCTGGACGTGGACGATCGGGAACTGCCGAAGCAGGTTGCTGAACGGGACGCGGGAGTGGCCGAGGCGTACCGGCAATATCTGGACGTGGTGCTGCGCGAGCCGAACGTGCGTGCGGTGCTTACCTGGGGAGTGGATGACGCGCAGA contains:
- a CDS encoding endo-1,4-beta-xylanase; the encoded protein is MPKARSAAPLKTQAAAHHLLFGFALNVRQLRESESYRRLVLEQSSIAVAENAMKWSALRPAPDQYFFDDADFLVQFGEQNRIKLRGHNLCWHEQLPKWFDATANGANARTLLTEHIRTVAGRYAGRIHSWDVVNEAVEPRDGRPDGLRNSPWLRLIGETYLELAFRTARQADPTALLTYNDYDIEDESPYQAEKRAAVLRMLRRLKQRNVPIDAVGIQSHISAGTGHRYGASLQQFILSCREMDLEVFVTELDVDDRELPKQVAERDAGVAEAYRQYLDVVLREPNVRAVLTWGVDDAQSWLSGKRPRADGVPQRPLLWDAQFRPKKAVSAVEQAFVEARPAPAPAAGRSSRR